The following nucleotide sequence is from Glycine max cultivar Williams 82 chromosome 9, Glycine_max_v4.0, whole genome shotgun sequence.
tttaacaatttgtAGTAACAAATTTGTTTGTCTTTCGGGGCATTGAAAAACCTTATATCCAAGTAATTTTGTTGATCTGAATGATGCCCTTCTATGCAGCAAGTATTGACATAAGAAGTCGAGTATAACATATATAAGGTTATAATCAATTTAtgcatttcaatttttatatatttttgttcaaaaattgAAGTGtaaaagttgattttaatttataaaaggaattggttaattttttataaatacttgtaagtttattcaaattaacCCATAATGAATGAAGATATACATTTGGCGCTAGCAAAATGATTTTTGCTAAGGGGGTGTTTGGTAGTGTGGTTATCTTAAGTTTCTTAGGAATTTTAAAATGGGAATATTAAATTGACCAGTTTTAGGGTGGATCACCATAATAGGTGGTCCATGGTGCACCCTGATTTTTATCCATAAGATGAATCTTGTTATTATAGGACCAGAAACACCAGATCTCTCAACCCTTCATAGCATCATCTCTGGCCACCGTTCGTCACTGCTAGAGATTATTTCTAGAGGCGATGTTTTgggttttttccttttaaattttcttgtttcgtataaatattataaaattcatttttaagaatCCTTTTTTGATTAAGTTTTCAACTAATATTTTCTCATGGAAGGAGGTAAAAATTCAAGATTCTCATGAAGGAAAAAGTTCTCTTATAATTATGTTTCTAATTCTCgataataactaatattaatgaaatattcaaaaaagcataattctcaaaaaatataatcatcTACCTGGAGATGAAAAAAGATTGCGTATACCAAGTGTCTTAGCTAAAACTTCTCAGAAATATTGAACCAAAACAAAATCTCCCAATTATTAGAGCTTGACCTTGTCCCCTACTCTAGTTTATGTTATTGTACTTATCCAAGCTTATCGAACTTGTTCTCTTAGGTTTCATTTGTTACAAAAGAAAGTGGTGGCCAAAAACTGAAGAGAGAACGaaatactttaaattttaaatctcaTGCAAGTAGGTCTCATGTCACCTTTATCTTTCGACCTAAAGTGAACACCAGAGGGACTCTTTTTTATACAAACCTAAAAATACTCTTATCTATACCACACTTCATTCTTCATTTAggatatttatgttattttatgagttttttttttctttacttccaCTTACTACACAGCCAAAGAAGAggggaaaattttttctttattttctttcattttctcctttattaaactaaaaaaatcatatcactTTTTGTCGCTTCCTTGCTTTCATGTTTCACGAGCTGTCTAAAGATATTTGTAGTGGCTAGCCTCAATTTTTAGTTAAGATATGCAACTTAATCATGCATTGAAGAATGCAAATATGGCCTCAAACCAAAGCCATAACATACTACAACTGCTTATTTGGTGGTGCATATCGTAACATCTCTGGTTCGTTAGAGTCCTGTGCATATGCTCATGCAAATAGCTTATTGAATTTAGGCTCAGTGTGATAAACTTCATCAGCACTtgtaaggagaaaaaaaaaacataaaataaatagagcTAGCTTCtcccattaattaaaattaacttatacattacgtttttgacaaattaaaagaaatcgTGAACATTTAGCCATGCATTATCACGTTATCCGGATCATTAAAAACGATTTCCCTTCTTTCAAACAGTAGAAATGTTCATCACAGTTGCTTCGTTTCACGGATCATAATTTAGCATTTTTATAACACCTTAAATCTGTTTCccttttaatagaaaatatattttaagagaaATCACTGATAAAATTTCATCGACTAAAATACTGATAACTTGATTTTAGTTATAGgattttccttttaactttTAGTCCCTGAACTTTTTCATGTcctttatagggactaaaaaaagaaataaaaagttcagggactaaaaataaattctaaattttacGAAGTATAAAGATAATTTACCCAATAAAATATCTATTAGATGATTAGCGGCATCCAAATAACGGAGATTATCATACACGTGATCCATATAATGGATTTAAGTTTGAGTGTAATCTCAATTTTAGTGATCAACGATAGTAAGGAAGTCATAGGTGTAAACGAAAGAGGATTCTCAACAAATCAttctgaaaaaaataagaaaagacaTGCATTTTATCGTATTTTAATCAGAAAAAGTTGAAATGCCCATTTGCTGCCAACATATTTAAAACGGGATAGCAGAAAAATCAAGTATTTGACTAGTCATACCCTTTTTTACTATCACTAGTAAGCATCTCTTCTATGTTGCTACAATTATAGCAACAGTTCGGATCTCACCCCCATGTTAAGCAACTTTACCTTCGTATTGGGTGGAATTCTTCTACTTCATTATCAATTACGCCATACCAATTTTGTTTCTGACGGgtgtaacaaaataaaaacaattatctaattttCGAAGACTACCAGTACAGATATGTGAGAAATTCTAGCCCTAGGCTCGGCGGCGGCAACTAAATCAGAAAGACTTTAGTTCTTTAGTAGGGGATATATGGAGCCCCAATAGGcatctatgaaaaaaaaatcccttttaaaaggaaaacaattGGAGATTTCGGGGGAGGGGGCTCAGACAGGCAAGTCGTTAAGGcagaaaatcatatttttttttctctgagaTAAAGGTGACATGATACATAGCAGATCATTGCAATGACTCCACATGGAGATACCTGAAAAAGACAGGCATGATCTACCATTTTTACAAAAAACTTACCAACCAAATGCTTCTTTCAGACTTTTTCTTTATGTATCACTGAAAGTGACCTACAAAGATTGACAATCATCGTCAATAAAAATCATCGTCAATAAAGAATTAACAATCGTGAAAAGAATGTATACATTACACCCAAACTATAACCAATGTGGTTACTGGTGCAAGAGGTGAAATAGACAACAAATTTGTTAAATCAGAAAAAAGGTCGGGTCAAATATAAACCCAAAGAATCTTTTATACCATATTTTCTTAGTGTTCATGGCAATTTTCATAGTGTTCATGTTAACATTTCTTTGCATGACAAACAGCAGGTACAAAACTGTATGCATATTGCTAATCTTTAACAAGTTCAAcgagaagaggaaaaaaattcaaaggctGCCTACATTGGAAATTCCTCAATGCCAGAGTGATAACAGCATTCTAAGAGTTATATGCACCACAGTATTACATGGGTTCTACACGGATTGTTCGGAATTTTTAAGGCACTGCCAGCAATGTCATTTCTATTTCATAAACCAAAATTGTAAGGCCCTACTTCCAAGTACTAACAAGTTCCACCACCTCATTATTTTCATCCATTAAATCCTTAGTCTCAACCCTCACTCACACTCTTTAAATGACACAACCTTGTAACCTTTTTCTGCTAATAAACCTGAGACACGCTATATGTGGGTCCACTGCCGTAAGAATTTTAAAGGAATCAGCACCAAAAGAAAGACCACTGCCGTTGATCTTTtccaataataattttcaaacaaGCTATATGTGGGTGGGGGGTTGAGGATGGTGCCTACCTTAACTGTCAACGCCTAGATTTATTCTTGCAGCAGCGAAACTCAGCTAAGAGAGCAATGTGATCTGAGGACCATTCAGGTGAAGGAAGTGCTGTGTCCTTCCTCAAACTCTCCTCATCCAGCAACTCCAATAATGACTCCACAACCAATGAATCCGCTGAAACCACAAGTCATATCTCTTCATAAAATTGTGAACAAGATACAGATATTATGTTTATCAAAATGATATAACACCATGCTCACCTGTGTAAAATATGTAATCTAGAGTGCCAATAAAATCTCTAGTGACATTTGTGAATAAAGGTTCATTCGTTCCACCATCCAGTCTCCTTTTATGCTGCTCATATCCAAGGCCAACTGTTCTTGCAAAAGATGTGTATGCACTAACCTAAATTTGAAGTTACAAACAACCAACAGCATATTAAATCAGGTGAATTGATACAAATACGGAACTAAAATGGGTAAacaagcatattttaaataagatattCCTTAATTGCAGTTCACTGAATACATTACCAGTGGTAACTGATGAACCAACTTGCTGTGAGGACGTAGAATGTTAAGCGGGTCAACTGCTAAATCAGGATGTGAAGGATCTACCTTCCCCATTGCAAGAAGTGCATGAGGAGCACTGCAACGATgttcaaaataatcattataaatacatgatccttattacaaaacaaaaaactaaaaataattacataaagaaaaagatgtCATCAAACCTTCCCGGAACTGAATTAAAATCTCCACAAACCAACATCGGAATGTCTGCACTTGCAGCTATTTTTTCCAAACCTTTTAAGAGAGTATGAAcctaaaataggagaaaattagAAACTGTAATGTTCAGAACAATTTGATGCATACGAACaaactaaagaaaataatttacctGCCAGAGTTTCACATCCTTTAGATCTTGGGAGACATTTACATGTGTATTTGCCTAAAAGTCCACAAGCAATATGAGTAAtgagttataacttataagtagAATTGCTAAATAAAATAGTTTCGACCTAAACCTAAAATAGGGTAGGGCAGGGACGGACATGGGAGAAACAGCATATCTATCTTAGAGCAAGATCAAAATTATGCTTTCAGAAAACACTGAAACCACACATATAACTTCATCTATTCCATTTGAGATTTTGTATAGCTATGAAGGAGGGGGAGGGGGAGGGGGAAGCATCCAGGACCTGTAACTATACAGAGATTTACTACCAGATCAACAACCATCAGCAAAATAAGAAGCCACAACAGTCATCAGATACAAAATTCTTAAATGCGGCGACAAACAGAAAATCGGGGgacaataaacaataaaagaaaatgccaAATAAAAATGCACATCATTGATCACGAAGATATGAACATGAAAGAGCTTACCACAACAGTCATCAGATACAAAATTCTTAAATGCGGCGACAAACAGAAAATTGAGgaacaataaacaataaaagaaaatgccaaataaaaatacacatcATTGATCATGAAGATATGAACATGGAAGAGCTTACCACACAAAGAAGCTGTCTTTTCCCAGCATTATCAAATGGCTGATTGTTAACTTTTGCTTCTAGAACCACTATTAGTGCAACATTATCCTAAATACAAAGAAAACTTCGTAAGTAACAGTTACACAAGACAAccatttgttttttcctttctgaaaatagaaagtgaaatgtAATCTTTGGTAAAATAGCCACCTTAACCAGCCGATTCAAGGCAGTTTTCTTCTGAGTGGTTGGAATTGTAGCCTCCGTCAAAGACTGTGCAGCCTTGTTAAATTCAACCTGCATGCAAGCACACATCATTCTAATTTGTGTACAAACATAATTGAACTACCATATGCCAAATCAATTCCCAACCTCGTATTTCTTAACATGTGAAAATCTGTCTCTACGGAAAAATGTTGCACACCCATCAATTGTATTTGTGTTGCCACTGTACACCTGTAAACCCATAATAAACAGGTTAGCatctaaaatactttaaaagttTATGATCACAAGGACCAGAATATTGCAACAacctcatttgtttttctcttgtaAAGACCATGATATCCATGTTTGTCTAGTTCAGGAGAAAAGAATTCGTCATAATGATCGCTTTGAACCTGGAGGAAAAAAGGTTGTCCATTAGCTAATACAGAAGCTATTGGATTATAGGGTGAAATCATAAATGGTAAGGGTTATGACCTTATCTAGATCAGAAGAGAATAAAAGATTATAACTTATATCCCAGCATTACACTAGACCCCACccccccaaaaataaaaaaataaataaaaaaaaatgaaagagaaaagtaaaaaagaaaacatacatcCACATGCACGGAATTTCTGTTA
It contains:
- the LOC100819402 gene encoding carbon catabolite repressor protein 4 homolog 1; the encoded protein is MLSVVRVHLPSEIPIVGCELTPYVLLRRPDKTVSTDDVPETAPLDGHFLRYKWYRVQSDKKVAVCSIHPSEQATLQCLGCVKAKIPVSKSYHCTTKCFSDAWQHHRVLHDRAASALNENGNEEEEVFGRFNSTGSGATNSSLSASASSASLTNGSATPLYPAAITQRSGETWFEVGRSKTYTPTADDIGHVLKFECVAVDAETKLPVGHVNTILTSRVIPAPSPIPRRLIPVDGMAHLDVDGRMTSSGTFTVLSYNVLSEAYASNDLYNYCPSWALSWPYRRQNLLREIIGYRPDIICLQEVQSDHYDEFFSPELDKHGYHGLYKRKTNEVYSGNTNTIDGCATFFRRDRFSHVKKYEVEFNKAAQSLTEATIPTTQKKTALNRLVKDNVALIVVLEAKVNNQPFDNAGKRQLLCVANTHVNVSQDLKDVKLWQVHTLLKGLEKIAASADIPMLVCGDFNSVPGSAPHALLAMGKVDPSHPDLAVDPLNILRPHSKLVHQLPLVSAYTSFARTVGLGYEQHKRRLDGGTNEPLFTNVTRDFIGTLDYIFYTADSLVVESLLELLDEESLRKDTALPSPEWSSDHIALLAEFRCCKNKSRR